In one window of Prosthecobacter fusiformis DNA:
- the metH gene encoding methionine synthase, producing the protein MPARPNVRSELEAAMRQRILVIDGAMGTTIRGYGLKEADARGSRFLDNEKDLLNNGDILSITRPDIIEDIHRRFLEAGADIIETNTFSGTSIAQAEFFREVPHGRKKDPEFFQEMLEDKFLNDIAWEINFNSAQQCRKWADLIGEKTGRKRYVAGAIGPLTVSLSQFPDLNDLSFRYVTFDQVKAAYAHQIRALIAGGVDTLMVETIFDSLNAKAALVAIRDVFDQDGVELPIQISAAVGPGGETMISGQITEAYLNAMRHVKPLSIGLNCSLGPDKMRPFLEELATKADCFVSAYPNAGMPNPLAPTGFDLLPPDMAGYATDFAKSGFVNIMGGCCGNTPEHIAAIAKAVENLPPREVAHPAPDMRLSGSQPFVLRPGSNYLMIGERTNVAGSPKFAKLIKEGRLEEAVTIARQQVENGANVIDVCMDEGLIDGVPMMTKFLVLLQTEPEVNKVPIMVDSSKWEIIEAGLKCLQGKGIVNSISLKEGEEKFKEYARKIKQYGAATVVMAFDENGQAATYEEKIRICERAYRILVDEVQFPPEDIIFDPNILTVATGLEEHNNYALDFINATRWIKENLPLAKVSGGVSNISFSFRGNNKVREAMHSVFLYYAIKAGMDMGIVNAGMLEVYEEIPKELLDKVEDVILNRRPDATEILVDYAEQFKGQAGAAKKSEVDMSWREAPVAKRLEHSLLRGITDFINEDTAEALEKLGKPLSVIEGPLMDGMSVVGDLFGAGKMFLPQVVKSARVMKQSVAYLQPFMEAEKARKARERELLVEIAGKTAEALQSGDEVHVVEGFSYLPYPGLSLEERRVEVKFAAELAADLETAETEYKRRFGIILDRNNVQEMSPDYAATRESRQRWSVATLEPAGAFVDWMFHRYSVEELAQIEQTPHEDETSPSSDDPARTDRLLAQFFSQAELGNSDSVQADRGGQPGESSSGGAGRADGSADGISDGSQEALTAADLIPAEAAKQGGGKIVLATVKGDVHDIGKNIVGIVLACNGFEVTDMGVMVPCAKILDKAVEVGADVIGLSGLITPSLDEMVHVASEMERLGMKQPLLIGGATTSAAHTAIKIAPHYSGSIVHVLDASRSVPVTTSLISEEQREDFVLKNEARHVRLREEYGKKKDRQLLSIAESREKGYKCDWTTQDIAKPSFLGTKTYEGADLVPTLRPYIDWSPFFHSWELRGRWLSAEGRFNSAHEDPDLKIQADEQALKLYHDANALLDQIEKEHRFTPRGVFGFFPANATGDDIEVYRDESRKDVRTVFHSLRQQVIKKDKPNFALSDYVAPKDRGLADYIGGFAVGIHGADEFAKEFDAINDPYSAIIVKAVADRLAEAFAEYMHQQARFAWGYEKPGDLTHEEMVKEKYRGIRPAPGYPAQPDHTEKPILFDLLNATELTGVDLTESMAMHPGSAVSGLYFSHPEAHYFGISVVGKDQVEDYAARKGMTVPQMEKWLGPWLGY; encoded by the coding sequence ATGCCTGCCCGTCCCAATGTACGATCCGAACTCGAAGCCGCCATGCGCCAGCGTATCCTGGTCATTGATGGGGCCATGGGAACGACGATTCGTGGATACGGGCTCAAGGAAGCCGATGCGCGGGGAAGTCGCTTTTTAGACAACGAGAAGGACCTGCTGAACAACGGGGACATCCTTTCCATCACGCGGCCGGACATCATTGAGGACATCCACCGCCGCTTCCTGGAGGCTGGGGCGGACATCATTGAGACGAACACTTTCTCCGGTACCAGCATCGCACAGGCGGAATTTTTCCGAGAGGTGCCGCATGGACGGAAGAAGGATCCTGAGTTTTTCCAAGAGATGCTGGAGGACAAGTTCCTCAACGACATCGCTTGGGAGATCAATTTTAACTCCGCCCAGCAGTGCCGGAAGTGGGCGGACTTGATCGGTGAAAAGACGGGCCGCAAGCGTTACGTGGCCGGGGCCATCGGGCCTCTGACGGTGTCCCTATCGCAGTTCCCGGACCTGAATGACCTGAGTTTCCGCTACGTCACCTTTGACCAGGTGAAGGCGGCTTATGCGCACCAGATCCGCGCTTTGATCGCTGGTGGTGTGGATACCTTGATGGTGGAGACCATCTTTGATTCCCTGAATGCGAAGGCCGCGTTGGTGGCTATCCGTGATGTCTTTGACCAGGATGGAGTGGAACTGCCCATTCAGATTTCCGCCGCTGTCGGTCCTGGTGGGGAGACGATGATCTCTGGCCAGATCACGGAGGCTTATCTGAATGCGATGCGTCATGTGAAGCCGCTGTCCATCGGTCTAAACTGTTCGTTAGGCCCGGACAAGATGCGCCCGTTCCTGGAAGAACTGGCGACGAAGGCCGATTGCTTCGTTTCCGCCTATCCGAATGCTGGCATGCCCAACCCGCTGGCACCGACGGGATTCGACCTGCTGCCGCCGGACATGGCTGGCTATGCGACCGACTTTGCCAAAAGCGGCTTTGTAAACATCATGGGCGGCTGCTGCGGCAACACGCCGGAGCACATCGCCGCCATTGCAAAAGCGGTGGAAAATCTGCCGCCACGTGAAGTCGCGCATCCTGCGCCTGATATGCGCCTTAGTGGATCGCAACCCTTTGTGCTCAGGCCGGGGTCCAATTACCTCATGATCGGCGAGCGCACGAACGTGGCAGGGTCGCCAAAGTTTGCTAAGTTGATCAAAGAAGGCCGCCTTGAGGAGGCCGTCACCATTGCCCGTCAGCAGGTGGAAAACGGGGCCAATGTCATCGATGTGTGCATGGACGAAGGCCTCATTGATGGGGTGCCGATGATGACCAAATTTCTCGTGCTCTTACAGACGGAGCCGGAGGTGAACAAGGTGCCTATCATGGTGGACTCCTCCAAATGGGAGATCATCGAGGCGGGTCTGAAGTGCCTGCAAGGGAAGGGGATTGTGAACTCGATCTCGCTCAAGGAGGGTGAAGAAAAGTTCAAGGAATACGCCCGCAAGATCAAGCAATACGGGGCAGCAACGGTGGTGATGGCCTTTGACGAAAATGGCCAGGCCGCGACTTATGAGGAGAAGATCCGCATCTGCGAACGCGCCTACCGCATCCTGGTGGATGAGGTGCAGTTCCCGCCGGAGGACATCATCTTTGACCCCAACATCCTCACCGTTGCCACCGGCCTGGAAGAGCATAACAATTACGCACTGGATTTCATCAATGCCACCCGCTGGATCAAGGAGAACCTGCCCTTGGCGAAGGTGAGCGGTGGCGTCAGCAACATCAGCTTCAGCTTCCGTGGTAACAATAAGGTGCGCGAGGCGATGCACAGCGTGTTCCTGTATTATGCCATCAAAGCGGGCATGGACATGGGCATCGTGAATGCCGGCATGCTGGAAGTTTACGAGGAGATCCCCAAGGAGTTGTTGGACAAGGTAGAGGACGTCATCCTCAATCGCCGTCCGGATGCCACGGAGATCCTGGTGGACTATGCCGAGCAGTTCAAAGGCCAGGCGGGAGCCGCCAAGAAGAGCGAGGTGGACATGTCCTGGCGTGAAGCCCCGGTGGCCAAGCGCCTTGAGCATTCCCTGCTCCGAGGCATCACCGATTTCATCAACGAAGACACGGCGGAAGCTCTGGAAAAACTGGGCAAGCCTCTGTCAGTCATCGAAGGGCCTCTCATGGACGGCATGAGCGTGGTGGGAGACCTCTTTGGTGCCGGGAAAATGTTTCTTCCGCAGGTGGTGAAAAGCGCCCGCGTGATGAAGCAGAGCGTGGCCTATTTGCAGCCCTTCATGGAGGCTGAAAAAGCCCGCAAAGCGCGTGAGCGTGAGCTGCTGGTGGAGATCGCAGGCAAGACGGCCGAGGCCCTCCAGAGTGGAGATGAAGTTCACGTCGTGGAAGGTTTCAGCTACCTGCCTTACCCCGGTCTCAGCCTGGAAGAACGGCGTGTCGAAGTGAAATTTGCCGCCGAACTAGCGGCGGATTTGGAGACGGCCGAGACCGAATACAAACGCCGCTTTGGCATCATCCTGGACCGCAACAACGTGCAGGAAATGAGTCCCGACTACGCCGCCACCCGCGAAAGCCGCCAGCGCTGGAGCGTCGCGACGCTGGAGCCTGCAGGAGCATTTGTGGATTGGATGTTTCATCGATATTCCGTTGAAGAACTCGCCCAAATCGAGCAGACTCCTCATGAAGATGAAACTAGCCCCAGCAGCGACGATCCCGCCCGAACTGACCGGCTCCTGGCGCAATTTTTCTCCCAAGCTGAGCTCGGAAACAGCGACTCTGTTCAAGCAGATCGAGGAGGACAGCCTGGAGAATCTTCGTCGGGCGGGGCAGGCCGTGCTGATGGAAGCGCCGACGGAATATCAGATGGCTCCCAAGAAGCCCTGACCGCCGCCGATCTTATTCCGGCCGAGGCTGCGAAGCAGGGCGGGGGGAAGATTGTTCTTGCGACGGTGAAGGGGGATGTGCATGACATCGGCAAGAACATCGTCGGCATTGTGCTGGCATGTAACGGCTTTGAAGTCACGGATATGGGAGTGATGGTGCCCTGTGCCAAGATCCTGGACAAGGCGGTGGAAGTGGGCGCGGATGTTATTGGCCTTAGCGGTCTGATCACGCCCTCTTTGGATGAAATGGTCCATGTCGCTTCCGAGATGGAGCGCCTGGGCATGAAGCAGCCGCTGCTCATCGGCGGTGCCACCACCAGTGCCGCTCACACGGCCATCAAGATCGCTCCCCACTATAGTGGCTCCATCGTCCATGTTCTGGATGCCAGCCGGAGTGTGCCTGTGACCACCTCTCTTATCAGCGAGGAGCAGCGGGAAGATTTTGTCCTCAAAAACGAGGCGCGTCATGTGCGCCTACGTGAGGAATACGGCAAGAAAAAGGATCGGCAGCTACTCAGCATCGCCGAGTCTCGCGAGAAAGGTTACAAGTGCGACTGGACCACGCAGGACATCGCCAAGCCAAGTTTCCTCGGAACGAAGACGTATGAAGGCGCAGATCTGGTGCCGACGCTGCGGCCCTACATTGACTGGTCCCCGTTCTTCCATTCCTGGGAGTTGCGTGGTCGCTGGTTGTCTGCTGAAGGACGTTTCAATTCGGCGCATGAAGATCCCGATCTGAAAATCCAGGCGGATGAGCAGGCTTTGAAGCTTTATCATGACGCGAACGCACTTTTGGACCAGATTGAAAAAGAACATCGGTTCACCCCGCGTGGAGTTTTTGGTTTCTTCCCTGCGAACGCCACGGGTGATGACATCGAGGTCTATCGTGATGAATCACGCAAGGATGTGCGCACCGTATTCCATTCGCTCCGGCAGCAGGTTATCAAAAAGGACAAGCCTAACTTTGCGCTCAGCGATTACGTCGCGCCCAAGGACAGGGGGCTGGCCGATTACATCGGGGGTTTTGCTGTGGGCATTCATGGTGCCGATGAGTTCGCCAAGGAGTTTGATGCCATCAACGATCCTTACAGCGCTATCATTGTGAAAGCGGTGGCGGACCGTTTGGCCGAGGCCTTTGCTGAATACATGCACCAGCAGGCACGCTTTGCCTGGGGCTATGAAAAGCCTGGCGACCTCACTCATGAGGAAATGGTAAAGGAAAAGTATCGGGGGATCCGCCCGGCACCGGGTTATCCTGCACAGCCCGACCACACGGAAAAGCCGATCTTGTTTGACCTACTCAATGCCACAGAACTGACGGGTGTGGATCTCACGGAAAGTATGGCCATGCATCCTGGGAGCGCGGTCAGCGGCCTCTACTTTAGTCATCCAGAGGCGCATTACTTCGGCATCAGCGTCGTGGGCAAGGACCAAGTAGAGGACTACGCTGCCCGCAAAGGCATGACGGTTCCCCAGATGGAGAAGTGGCTCGGCCCTTGGCTGGGTTACTAA
- a CDS encoding type IV pilin protein has product MNTNLKHLHPAPRQAFSLTEMLIVIAVIGILSSIAITYLGGVHRETMLQIRDQRNAQEVVGLSMGAIASGAPVVQPGDMRTTIGNLIEGRKATTGAFSGRTFRLSQLDEEEITGAMRYLSWQEDQPVYVFQGN; this is encoded by the coding sequence ATGAACACCAATTTAAAACATCTCCATCCTGCACCACGCCAGGCCTTCAGTTTGACAGAGATGCTGATCGTCATCGCCGTCATTGGAATTTTGTCTTCCATCGCCATCACTTATCTCGGCGGTGTGCATCGTGAAACCATGCTCCAAATTCGTGACCAAAGGAATGCTCAAGAAGTTGTGGGACTCTCCATGGGGGCCATTGCCAGCGGTGCACCTGTAGTCCAACCAGGTGACATGAGGACGACGATAGGGAACCTCATCGAAGGTCGGAAAGCCACCACCGGAGCTTTCTCCGGCCGCACTTTCCGCCTCAGCCAATTGGACGAGGAGGAAATCACCGGAGCCATGCGGTATCTAAGCTGGCAGGAGGACCAGCCCGTCTATGTTTTTCAGGGAAACTGA
- a CDS encoding sodium:solute symporter, whose translation MPYIIDALVILAYFGIIISIGLSQRSKSGSMEGFTLGDRQIAWWAVLASILAAEISAGTFFGAPGEGYALRNYTYIQLMAGYLLARLVVSAVFIPAYYRYGVVSVYEFLGIRFGPLTRRWASGIFLVTRLLASGSRLWVPTVILVLGWKLYVNPNTTPMQEFWLYAGALVGITVLTAIYTTLGGIRAVIWTDVIQIGVLFSALGFALWYLLGHTGGWAALQGAIQEPAMIDWGSPDPAHPGAWGWVKGILETEYTIWAAFIGSTFVTLATHGTDQDMVQRMLTAKNKRQSGMATILSGVCDIPVNFMVLSIGILLYVYFQANPSELLPKNVKGTVDSSQVFPYFILNVMPQGLRGLVVAGVLATAMGSLSTALNSLATSYARDFHFRWFGEPSTDAGQVRVLRFSTVLFAVLLIGVALATAWVKAHNPSLRIIPIILGVFGYTYGSLLGVFMVGLFTKTRGNDLGNGIGMLAGFIVVAYLSGLDQGLAATLGMGEGISRPDWMPIVEFPWRIFFGTVVTFAVAVLFPTSLVMQRHRYLAEK comes from the coding sequence ATGCCCTACATTATCGACGCGCTCGTCATCCTCGCTTATTTTGGGATCATCATTAGCATCGGCCTGTCCCAGCGCAGCAAGAGTGGCAGCATGGAAGGCTTTACGCTGGGGGATCGACAAATCGCCTGGTGGGCAGTGCTGGCCTCGATTCTGGCGGCGGAAATCAGTGCAGGGACTTTTTTCGGTGCGCCCGGGGAAGGGTATGCGCTACGCAACTATACGTATATTCAGCTCATGGCCGGATACCTCCTGGCAAGACTGGTGGTGAGCGCGGTCTTTATTCCAGCCTATTACCGGTATGGAGTGGTGAGTGTGTATGAATTTCTCGGTATTCGTTTTGGTCCGCTGACCCGTCGTTGGGCTTCGGGTATCTTTTTGGTCACCCGGCTGCTGGCAAGTGGATCCCGCCTGTGGGTGCCGACGGTGATCCTGGTGCTGGGCTGGAAGCTATACGTGAATCCGAATACCACGCCGATGCAGGAGTTCTGGCTGTATGCGGGTGCGTTGGTGGGCATCACGGTCCTGACAGCCATTTATACTACTCTGGGGGGCATTCGGGCGGTGATCTGGACGGATGTGATCCAGATTGGCGTACTGTTTTCCGCTCTGGGTTTCGCCCTTTGGTATCTGCTGGGGCATACGGGTGGCTGGGCTGCACTTCAGGGAGCCATCCAGGAACCGGCGATGATTGACTGGGGCAGTCCTGATCCCGCTCATCCAGGTGCATGGGGCTGGGTAAAAGGAATTTTGGAGACAGAATACACCATCTGGGCAGCCTTCATCGGCAGCACGTTTGTCACGCTTGCTACACACGGAACAGACCAGGACATGGTCCAGCGCATGCTGACGGCAAAAAATAAACGCCAGAGCGGCATGGCGACCATTCTATCAGGGGTCTGTGACATCCCGGTCAACTTCATGGTGCTGAGCATCGGCATCCTGCTGTATGTTTACTTCCAGGCCAATCCGTCTGAACTGCTGCCGAAGAATGTCAAAGGCACCGTGGACAGCAGCCAGGTGTTCCCCTATTTCATCCTCAACGTGATGCCACAGGGGCTGCGCGGTCTGGTGGTGGCGGGGGTTCTCGCGACCGCGATGGGATCGCTGAGCACCGCGCTGAATTCGCTGGCGACCAGCTATGCACGCGACTTTCACTTTCGCTGGTTTGGCGAGCCCTCAACCGATGCTGGCCAGGTGAGGGTGCTGCGTTTTAGCACGGTCTTGTTTGCCGTTCTGCTCATTGGGGTGGCTCTGGCCACAGCCTGGGTGAAGGCGCACAACCCTAGCCTGCGCATCATCCCGATCATTCTCGGTGTTTTTGGTTATACCTATGGCTCGCTACTGGGAGTTTTCATGGTCGGCCTCTTCACCAAGACTCGGGGCAATGATCTGGGTAACGGTATCGGCATGCTGGCCGGATTTATAGTGGTGGCCTACCTCAGCGGCCTCGACCAAGGGCTGGCTGCCACGCTGGGTATGGGGGAGGGAATTTCCCGGCCTGATTGGATGCCTATCGTGGAGTTTCCCTGGCGCATCTTTTTTGGCACGGTCGTGACCTTTGCCGTGGCAGTGCTGTTTCCCACCTCCTTGGTTATGCAGCGCCACCGCTACCTGGCGGAAAAATAA
- a CDS encoding bifunctional nuclease family protein: MNREVVEAQVRAVLPLDGSFAVFLGNSEKTFVIYVDESVGTAISMFMRGVAKDRPLTHDLLGSVLLAFGAKVERIIINHVEGSVFHARMILSAANELHQRKLIELDARPSDSIAMAVQQGAPLFVARKVWDTVEDVTDTLAQIEKRGLEESAASDQESSDEDEDEEDPDEIDPDDLDLEALEGLNLEDDEDEDEDDDGYDDGYTGMDDDDDEGEEWKKPK; encoded by the coding sequence ATGAACCGCGAAGTCGTCGAAGCCCAAGTACGTGCTGTCCTGCCTCTGGACGGCAGTTTTGCCGTTTTTCTGGGCAATAGCGAAAAGACCTTTGTCATCTATGTCGATGAATCCGTCGGCACAGCCATTTCCATGTTTATGCGTGGCGTGGCCAAGGACCGACCATTGACACACGATTTGTTAGGCAGCGTACTGCTTGCCTTTGGAGCCAAGGTGGAGCGCATCATCATCAATCACGTGGAAGGCAGCGTCTTTCACGCACGCATGATTCTTTCCGCGGCCAACGAACTCCACCAGCGCAAGCTCATTGAGCTGGATGCACGCCCAAGTGACAGCATCGCCATGGCAGTCCAGCAGGGCGCACCTCTGTTTGTCGCCCGGAAAGTCTGGGACACTGTGGAAGACGTGACGGACACCCTTGCCCAAATCGAAAAACGCGGGCTGGAGGAATCCGCCGCCAGTGATCAAGAATCCTCCGACGAGGATGAGGACGAAGAAGATCCGGATGAAATCGATCCAGATGACCTCGACCTGGAAGCTCTGGAAGGCCTCAACCTCGAAGATGACGAGGATGAGGACGAAGACGACGATGGCTACGATGACGGATACACCGGCATGGATGACGACGACGACGAAGGCGAAGAGTGGAAGAAGCCCAAGTAA
- a CDS encoding DNRLRE domain-containing protein, with translation MKPDETWHWLELWERARDHALTAEEQTRLNDALRQNPEVRTLLAQAALMDAEMRVTPADALLGKATPPLPRKAFSLSSKVSRFVLPIAAAIVSAGAVWLIGREPTPVATLTKANDCKWGNSALPTLEGSSLQPGMLELLDGIATLKFASGAEVALEAPVTLEVISAMECRVKKGTVVAEVPQQAKGFTIHTAETKVVDYGTRFGISAGEDGKCLVHVIEGLVEVERKGEKGRKELRAGQRVDYGGFIKSASYPDAVSQDDQPEPGRWLPGPINNLGDGWQILTTAFGRGKDSWIQSNLRQRVTGRESYLRIKHTTHDESLDRKAYVAFDLSRFTGKQIAEAEFTLHVEPSDLGFASLVPDAVFTVYGLTDETQDAWSENEISWSNAPAHSLATEHRISPVEGQATKLGQFIVPQGTTRGAFTMKGEALANFLCMDSNGMATFIIIRETDETARNGLAHAFASKENTRNTPPMLKVRVEE, from the coding sequence ATGAAACCTGACGAAACCTGGCACTGGCTGGAACTGTGGGAGCGCGCACGCGACCACGCGCTGACGGCGGAGGAACAGACCCGCCTCAACGATGCCCTGCGCCAAAATCCAGAGGTCCGCACGCTGCTGGCCCAGGCCGCACTGATGGATGCTGAAATGCGGGTGACTCCTGCAGACGCTCTTTTGGGTAAAGCCACGCCTCCCCTTCCCCGAAAAGCATTCAGTCTTTCATCGAAGGTTTCTCGCTTCGTCCTGCCCATCGCAGCGGCTATTGTTTCCGCCGGCGCAGTCTGGTTGATCGGGCGTGAACCCACGCCTGTCGCCACCCTCACCAAGGCCAACGACTGTAAATGGGGGAATAGTGCCCTCCCCACACTGGAAGGATCCAGCCTGCAACCAGGCATGCTGGAATTGCTCGACGGCATCGCCACCTTGAAATTTGCCAGCGGAGCGGAAGTGGCTCTGGAGGCCCCCGTGACCCTGGAGGTGATCTCCGCCATGGAATGCCGCGTCAAAAAAGGCACCGTCGTTGCTGAGGTGCCCCAGCAGGCAAAAGGCTTCACCATCCACACCGCAGAGACCAAAGTCGTGGACTACGGCACCCGCTTCGGCATCAGCGCCGGGGAGGATGGAAAATGCCTCGTCCATGTCATCGAAGGTTTGGTGGAAGTGGAGAGGAAAGGCGAAAAAGGCCGCAAAGAACTGCGGGCAGGCCAGCGTGTGGACTATGGCGGCTTCATCAAAAGCGCCTCCTACCCGGATGCAGTCAGCCAGGATGATCAGCCTGAACCTGGACGCTGGCTTCCTGGGCCAATCAATAATCTGGGAGACGGGTGGCAAATCCTGACGACCGCCTTTGGCCGTGGCAAGGACTCCTGGATCCAGTCCAACCTGCGTCAGCGGGTGACTGGCCGCGAATCGTATCTCCGCATCAAGCACACCACCCACGATGAAAGCCTGGATCGGAAAGCCTACGTCGCCTTTGACCTGAGTCGTTTCACAGGAAAACAGATCGCAGAAGCCGAGTTCACCCTTCATGTGGAGCCTAGCGATCTGGGCTTTGCCTCCCTCGTGCCAGATGCAGTCTTCACTGTTTACGGCCTCACGGATGAAACCCAGGATGCATGGAGCGAAAACGAGATTTCCTGGTCCAATGCCCCTGCCCATAGCCTGGCTACGGAGCACCGGATTAGTCCTGTCGAAGGGCAGGCAACGAAGCTGGGGCAGTTCATCGTCCCGCAGGGCACCACGCGCGGAGCCTTCACTATGAAAGGCGAGGCGCTGGCAAACTTTCTGTGCATGGACAGCAACGGCATGGCGACTTTCATCATCATTCGTGAAACGGATGAAACGGCTCGTAACGGTTTGGCCCATGCCTTTGCCAGCAAGGAAAACACCCGGAATACACCGCCCATGCTCAAAGTCCGGGTCGAGGAATAA